CGACCTTCCGCAGGCAAAAGAGTTTGTACGCTCGATGAAACTCCCAAAGGGTGCGTTAGAATTATTAAAAACCACTGATATACGTACTTTACAATTAACCACTTCAAACAATTAAAAGATTTCGGCATAATGATGGGTATTGTTATAAACATCTGACATAATAAAATTCTTTTTTCGAGCAAATAAAGTCGATTTAAGCTCTAGTCAATAAGGCCACAACATGAATATTACCCGCGATTTATTTGATGACGTAATGGTCCCCAATTACAGCCCCGCAGCCATGATCCCAGTGAAAGGATTAGGCGCTCGATTATGGGATCAGGCCGGCATCGAATATATAGATTTTGCCGGTGGTATTGCGGTAAATGTGCTGGGACATTGTCACCCAGCATTAGTCAACACATTGAAAAAACAGGGCGAAACTTTATGGCATTTGAGTAACGTTTTGACCAATGAACCTGCCATACGTCTAGCTAAAAAGTTAGTAGACGCAACGTTCGCAGAAAAAGTCTATTTTGGTAATTCTGGTGCTGAAGCAAATGAGGCAGCATTAAAATTAGCAAGACGTTATGCTCTGGATAGATTTAGTGAAGACAAAAACCAAATCATTGCTTTTAAACAGGGCTTTCATGGTCGCACATTTTTCACCGTCACTGTAGGCGGGCAAGCTGCTTATTCTGATGGATTTGGGCCTAAGCCGGGCAATATTGACCATATTGAATATAACGATCTAGCAGCACTTGAAACCTTAATATCAGACAAGACCTGTGCTGTCATCATGGAACCTTTACAAGGTGAAGGTGGCATTGTTAGCCCTTCTACAAAGTTTGTACAAGGTGTTAGGGAGTTATGTGATAAACACAATGCCTTGCTTATTTTTGATGAAGTACAAACTGGTGTTGGCCGTACCGGCGATTTATTTGCTTACATGGGATTAGGTGTAATACCTGATATTCTAACCACAGCTAAATCTTTAGGTGGTGGCTTTCCAATTAGTGCAATGTTAACCACAACGGCTATCGCTGAACATTTAAAAGTAGGTTCTCATGGCAGTACTTACGGTGGTAATCCGCTAGCTTGCGCAGTAGCCGAAACCGTTCTTGATATAGTCAATACTCAGGAAGTATTAGATGGAGTAAAACAAAAAGAACAATTATTTCGTCAGGGTCTAGAAACTATAAACCAAAAATATACATGTTTTTCTGAGATACGAGGTAAAGGTTTATTACTTGGCGCCGTGTTAAATGACAAATATGCAGGACGTGCTCGAGACTTTTTAGTTGCTGCCGCAGATGAACAACTGATGTGTTTAATCGCTGGCGCTAACGTTATACGTTTTGCACCTTCTTTAGTAATTTCAGACGAAGATATACAACAAGGATTAGTTCGTTTTGAACATGCTGTCGCTAAAGTGGTGAAAAGCTAAAAATTCGAGTCACAAAGATATAATAACTCGTGCAACAGAGCAGACAATTGGTCGCTTTATTGCACGGGTCACAAAGAAAAGAGTTTAGACAGTAAAAGAAGAACCACAGCCACAAGTTGTCGTTGCATTTGGGTTGTTAACTAAAAAGCGTGAACCTTCTAGACCTTCGGTGTAATCCACTTCACCACCTACTAAATATTGTAAGCTCATAGGATCGACCACTAAAGTCACTTCATTTTTATCTATTGTGGTATCGCCTTCATTGACTTTTTCATCGAAAGTGAAACCATACTGAAATCCCGAACATCCACCACCGGTCACATAAACTCTCAATTTTAAATTTGGATTTTCTTCTTCTTCCACCAATGTTCTTACTTTTTTTGCAGCAGCATCGGAAAATTCAATGGGCAAAGCGGTTTGCACCGTCATAACTAAAACCTCAACTCAAAATTAAAACTGAAAACACAGTATCTGATTATCCAGTACTTGACTAATATGGTCAAGTATTCTCTATATACCAATTCATCCAGAATAGATTGAATTGAATATGCCTCGAACCATTACTAGCATTAACTTTCTGAAATAAGCCAATCGAAAGTTGAGGAGACCTCTCCCTTTTTAGTTTTATAGTGATAAACATCGGCCTGAACCGATACTTGCTCTGGTTCAAAGCCTTCGGGTAAGGTTATCTCGCCTTCCACTAACTGAAAGTATTTAAAGCCAAATTTGAGTTTTTCTTGAGTCACATTAACTAATAACGACTCTAAGGAATACTTTTTTGCTTGGCCATTTTCACTGCCAATAAGTGAAATATTTAATATTCCATTTAACGAAGTCTTAACTTTATTCTGTTGAATTAATACTAACTCGAAGCGAAAAGAATTATCGCTTAATGCTGGCTGTACATTAAAACCATCTATTAATAATCCTTCTGCGGTTAATTCTGGCGCCATAACTTGTTGGTAAAAGCCAATTTTTTTTCGTAAGTCTTTTTCTCGCTCAATACCTTGCTCAAGTTCTATAAACGCTTTCTTTTGCGCTAACTTAGCCACCTCTAGTTCAACACCTAAAATATTTAAGTTCTTAATAAACTTATTGTTCTCTAATTTTAAGTTAGTAATACTCTGCTCTTGAACAGCTAAGGCTTTTTCTTGCTGCTCATAGTAAACATTTCCTAAATGAAAACCGCTGTATAAACATAGGCCTATTAAAATAAGCGCCAGCAAATATACTTGAAAGGCACCAACCTTTTGTTTTAACTCAGATATTTTCAATATCGACTCTCTTAACACAACCCATAGCTGATAATTCTAACACCGCTTTCGACGTATCGTGCCTTTAAATTATAATGACCTATGATAAGCTAAAAAAGTTCATCACTTTATGCTCAGGATCCAGTGAAACTAGACTCATTCAGACAAGAACTTGCCACACCTCGGACATCATTACAATTGTGTGTGGTGGGAATTATAAGTGGTGTTTGTGCGGCTTTATTAATCATTCTATTTCGCCTAACGATTGATTGGATGCAATCTTTTTTCTTATTAGAAAGTAATGAATTTGGTGACCTGAGTCCTAATTTCCGCTTTTTCATGCCTATAGTTGGGGCTTTATTAATTTTAGTCATCGCTTATTTAACTGGGTTTAAATATTACAGAATGGGCATTCCATTTGTTATTCACAGAGTTAAACATTTTTTTGGTGACATCCCTATCCCAACATCCATTAATCAATTTTTTGGCGGAGCCATTGCTTTAGCATCTGGATTTTCTGTCGGTCGAGAGGGTCCATCTGTACATTTAGGGGCGGCAGGCAGTACATTTTTTGGGAAATGGTTTAAATTACCTGAAAATAGCATCCGCATTTTATCAGGCTGCGGCATCGCGGCCGGTATTTCGGCCTCTTTTAACACCCCCTTCGCAGCAGTTATATTTGTCATGGAAGTAGTGTTCCGAGAATATAAAATTCATATTTTTATTCCGGTCATGTTAGCAGCAGCCTGTGGTAGCGTGTTAACTCGCATTGTTTTTGGCGAAACACAAGAATTGTCGTTCATTCAGTTTAATGAATTTAGTCGCTGGATTTATCTTTATCTGGTTATTTTCGGCATTAGTTTAGGCTGTATCGCTAGTTTATTTAACCACAGTCTAATGCACGTCATGCAAAAATTTAGTCAAATAAGCATGGTTTACCGATTGTTATTAGCTGGAGTTTTAACCGGCGTAATTGGTTTTATATTACCTGAGGCCCTAGGTGCCCACTTCCATTCTGCCCACCAGCTATTTGACCAAAACATGAATATATATTTAGTGATTGCTGTGTTGTGTGCAAAATTTATTCTGACAATTGCAGCCATTGGTTTAGGTGTGCCAGGAGGCATCATGGGCCCAGTATTTGTAATTGGCATGTTGAGTGGCGCATTATTATGTACACCTTTGGGTTTATTTGTTGATGATACAAGTAACCTAACAGGCAGTTTCTCTTTATTAGGTATGGCAGGTCTTATGACAGCTGTAGTGCATGCCCCGTTAGCGGCACTTTCAGCTGTTATGGAACTTTCGTATAGTCCTGAGTTAATATTGCCGGCAATTTTAGTTGTTGTTCCTGCTTACATCACTTCAACTCAATTTTTAGGTAACCGTTCAATATTTATCAGGCAATTAGATTTCCAAAAATTACCTTACACCACCTCCCCTATAACTGAATCATTAGAAAAAACAGGTGTGTTAGCGGTAATGCATAAAAACTTCAAATTAGTATCTTCTGAAGATACCCAGCCCATATCCGAATTCAAAAATGATGAAAGCATTAAACTATTACAAAAAACTGAAGATGACAGCCACCCATTTTCATTATTAGAATATGATAGAGGAATCGATGACGAAGCAGCCCGCTTGATATTAACTCCAGTTCAAGGGGTTAAGTTTCAAAGCACCTTGGCCGAAGTATACAAATTGCTTGAAAATAAACGAACTGGAGCCGTTTATATTTATGCTGATACAATAGACAACATCATAGGTATAGTGACTTGGGAAACCTTAAGAAACTACTTACACAAAGCGAGATACTAACTTGCAGGAATTGATTATTAATGACTCTACTTTGGATTAAAGCTTTACATCTTTTTTTTATGATTGCATGGATGGCCGGAATTTTTTACTTACCCAGATTATTTGTCTACCACGCAACAACAAAAGAAAAAGTAGTCAAAGATCAGTTTAAAATAATGGAAAAACGTTTGTGGTTTTTTGTTACGCCTTTTGCTCTATTAACCTTTATTTTTGGTATATGGTTAATAGTCTTATATGGCGCAGATTGGTTTGCTGCAGCTAAATGGTTACACATTAAATTACTATTAGTATTCGCTCTTTATATATATCATTTTTATTTATATAAACTGGTTAAACAGTTTGCTAGAGATGAAAACAAACATTCCCCCTTATTTTATCGTTTTTTAAACGAAGCGCCTGTATTAGTGTTATTGGCGATAGTCAGTTTAGCTGTGGTTAAATATTTGTAGTTAACATTTAAAATTACCAACGGAAAAGAGATCAATATGGACATTGACCAGAAACAATTAAAATCTTTATTACGAAAAACTGACAGAACCTTTGAAGAATACAAACTGCATCCTAGTTCTGACAGTTATGCTGAAGCTTATGAACAAGCAAAAAATGAGTTAGATCACTATTTAGCTGAGGTCCGTAAGTCTATTTCCCACCGGAGCTTTTAAAAGTTATATAAATTGTTGCAGAAAAATGACATTCATTACTTTGCAGACTTTAACCATCTAAGCAGAAAATGTTACTATCTGCTGATCGAGTGATGGGAGTATTTGCAATCCCCCCATTAAATAAATAACTTCAACCTTTTTTACCCACCAAAGAGCTCAATTACATGTCAGAAAAATTAACCGGACACTACTCAGAAATCCTTTCAATTTTAGGAGAGGACGTCAATCGTAACGGTCTAATCGACACACCTAAACGAGCTGCAAAGGCCATGGAGTTTTTAACCGATGGTTATCACAAAACAGTAGAAGAAGTAGTGAATGGCGCCATATTCGAAGCAGATACCGATGAAATGGTCATAGTACAAGACATTGAGTACTACTCACTTTGTGAACATCATATGTTGCCATTTATTGGTCGATGTCATATTGCTTATTTACCCCAAGGAAAAGTTCTGGGCTTATCCAAGTTTGCCAGAATAGTCGACATGTATGCTAGAAGACTACAAATTCAAGAAGGCCTAACCAAACAAATTGCTGATGCAGTACAAGAAGTAACAGGCGCTGCTGGTGTAGGTGTCATCATGGAAGGTAAACATATGTGTATGATGATGCGCGGAGTGCAAAAACAAAGCTCGTCTATGATCACCTCTGTTATGTTAGGTTCATTGCGCACTTCAGATGTGACACGGAATGAATTTTTACGCCTCATAGGTAAATAAGAACGCAGAAAAGAATCAGCGGATTTTTACTCCGCTGATTTCCTATACAATTCGCCCCCGCGCATATGAAGACTTAGACTCTAACTAACCTGAATACCGGATAAGCCGATACTTCTTATCCAGAACTCAGGTTAACTATTTAGACCAATCTAATTATTACGACGTTTTCGCTTAGATGAATTAGCACCATTATTCCCTCGACCTTTAGACTTATCACTGGGTTTGGGAGCTGCTTCAAAATTACCATACAGATCATCGTCATCTTCTTTGACTGAAGCCACAGGCGCTTTCTTCTTGGTAGGCATAAAAGACGAAATATTTTCTCGTGCCAGTTTGTGCCCAATTAAACGCTCAATAGCTTGTAATTGTTTACTTTCATCCTCGCTGTAAAATGATACAGCTAAGCCCAAGGAGCCTACACGGCCAGTACGTCCAATACGATGTACATAATCTTCTGGCACATAAGGTAAATCAAAATTCACTACACAAGCTAATTGGTTAACGTCTATGCCTCGAGAGGCTATATCAGTGGCAACTAACACCTGAATATTAGCATTTTTGAAGCCATCTAAAGCTATTGTCCTGGCATGCTGGGTCCGGTTAGCATGAATAGAATCAGCATTAATCCCAAAATTTTTCAGCTGGCTAACTAAATCATTAGCGCCATGCTTCGTTCGGCTAAACACCAAGACTTGAGGCCATTTGTGCTTTTTAATTAGGTAGATCAATAGCTCACTTTTACGTGATTTGTCTACTGGATGTAATTTCTGCTGAATACTCTCAACAACACTATTGGCGGCTGTCACTTCAATCAACAAAGGGTTGTTCAACATACCTTTAGCCAGAGACTTAATTTGTTGAGAAAAAGTGGCTGAAAACATTAAACTTTGCCGTTTGTTTGGCAGTAAACTTTGAATGTGACTAATTTCGTCAATAAAACCTAAATCGAGCATACGATCAGCCTCATCAAACACCACCACCTCAAGCTGCTCAAAGTTAATGGCCTGTTGATTATATAAATCAATCAAGCGACCAGGGGTTGCAACTAATATATCTATACCAGTTTCTAATTGTATTATCTGAGGCTCAATTCTTACTCCACCAAATACAGCTGCAGAACAAATATTACTATGACCCTTGTATTTTTTTACACTGGCAGCTATTTGAGCAGCCAACTCACGGGTTGGAGTAATAATTAACGCACGCACACTGAGTGCCTGCAGTGGAGAACCTGCCGCTAATAGCTGCAAAATAGGTAACGTAAAAGCAGCCGTTTTGCCCGTACCGGTTTGTCCTACAGCCATCACATCACGGCCGCTCAGCACAGCTGGAATCGCTTCAATCTGAATCGGCGATGGTTTGTTGTAACCTTGTTCAGCCACTACTTTAAGTAACTCGGTACACAAACCTAATGAGTCAAATGACATAGACATTTATTCCTTGGGTTGATTAAGCTTATGCTAACTTTAATTAAAGACTGCCATTAAATAACACTAAAAGTATAACTTTCAATTTTTATAGCTTTGTGTGAAAGTGATTTGGCGAAAAAGACATTTCGCTATATCAAATAAAAAGGATTGAACACATGGAAAAGACACCTCTATTCACAACATTATTTCTAACCCTAATACTTGCAATATCTGGTTGTGCACAGATTAATGACATGACGGGTAGTGATTCAGATTCACAAACAAGTACTACCAACCAATATACTGAAGCAGAAAAAAAAGCTAAAGCGATAGAAGAAGATAAAGTGGAGGCCGAAGCAGAAGCCCAAAATGTAAGTACTTCCATCCCATCTGATAGTATTTTTGCTAAAGTTTCAGTAGGCATGTCTGATGATACTGTAATAGATACTATAGGTACACCAGATAGAAGAACTAGCTATAGTACAGGTAAAAACTGGATCCCGTTTTCAGGGCGATGGTTAAATGACAAACGTCGACAGTCATGGTTTTACGAAAAAGAAGGAGTCATCGTAATGACACAAAACACTTATACTAAAATGTATAAGGTTTTGCGGATTGACTATAACGCTAATCAGACTCTTCCTTAATACAGTAGCTATTACAAAAAAGCCCTCAATAATGAAGGCTTTTGCTATATAAACGATACTCGCGAGTTAACACTAATCTCGGTTAACTACCGCATTATGATAAACGTGTTGTACGTCATCACAGTCTTCTAACATGTCCATAAATTTGTCAAACGTTTCTACATCATCACCACTCACATCGGCTTCAGTTTGTGGGATAAAGGTAATTTCTTCAGCGTCAAATTGAATATCTGGATTATGGTCAGTTAATGCTGTGCGAGTATTATTAAACTCGGTATGGGGTGCATACACGGTAATCACGCCGTCTTCACATTCCACTTCAGTGACATCAACATCAGCTTCCATCAAGATTTCTAACACAGCATCTTCATCATCACCGGCAAATGCAAATACAGCTTGATGGTCAAACATATGACCCACTGTACCTTCTACGCCTAATTTAGAGGCGGTTTTAGTAAAACAGTTACGTACATCTGTGATGGTTCTATTATTATTATCGGTTAAACAATCAACAATCACCATACAACCACCAGGACCAAAACCTTCGTAACGAGCAGGTACATAGTCTTCACCAGCGCCACCTACTGCTTTATCGATGGCTTTATCAATAACATGACTAGGAACTTGATCTTTTTTAGCTTTTTCAATTAAGCGACGTAACGATAAATTGGCTTGAGGGTCAGCACCGCCATTTTTAGCGACAACATAAATTTCCTTACCATATTTAGAATATACTTTCGTTTTTGCTCCGGCTGTTTTAGCCATAGAAACTTTACGAACTTCAAACTTTCTTCCCATTTATCTATTCTCTTCTAATTAGCAATTAGGCTTAGTGCCGAGGATTTTACCGATATTCACGGCAGAGTACAAAAGCAAAAATCTTCTACCTTATTTACGGGATGTGCTCCGATGCTAGATAATCATGAGATTGCATTTCTTTAAGGCGGCTTAAACAGCGTTTAAATTCAAAATTAAGCTGGCCTTGAGTATATAAATCTTCCATTGCCACTGCTGCTGACATAATCACTTTGACTTTACGTTCATAAAATTCATCCACCATGGCAATAAACCTTCGAGCAATATCGTCAGTGGTTTGCCCCATTTGTTCAACATTGCTAATTAATACAGAATGATACAAGCGACTTATTTCCATATAATCAGTTTGGCTTCGTGGCCCATCACAAAGGGCTCTAAATTCGAACATCACCACACCATCTGCGTTATGCAATGAAGGAATAAAGCGCCCTTCAATTTCAATATTTTGTTTTTCTGTCATCAACTCAGGCGCCAATTGACTAAAATACTGATACAAGTTTTTACTAGCTTGCTCATCTAAAGGATAATGAAAAATTTCAGCCTGCTCTAAAGTTCGTAAACGATAATCCACGCCGCTGTCGACATTAATTATGCGAGTATTTTGATTAATCAATTCAATCGCAGGTAAAAATCTAGCACGCTGTAACCCATTTTTATACAAGTCATCGGGTACTATGTTAGAAGTTGCAACAAGCACAATACCATGAGCAAACAACTCTTCCATTAAGGTACCCAAGATCATAGCGTCGGTAATATCAGAAACAAAAAATTCATCAAAACAAATGACCTTAGTTTCATCGGCAAAAATTTGCGCTATGCTTTTGAGCGGATCAGAGTGACCAGCCAATTTTTTTAACTCTTGATGGACTCTGTGCATAAAACGATGAAAATGTATGCGCATTTTATTTTCAAAGGGCAAACATTCATAAAAGGTATCAACTAAATAGGTTTTACCTCGACCTACCCCACCCCAAAAATATATCCCTTGGATTGAAGGTTTAGTCATACCTTTGCCAAAAGCAGACTGCAATTTTATCCGCCAAGTTAATTTTTTTTCGGGCTGAGTTAATTCTTCAAATAAGCGTTGCAGCTCTTTAACCGCATTTTCTTGAGCCGAATCATATTGAAAATCAGCATCAAGTAAGTCCGTTTGATACTTCTGCCAAGGTGTTTGTTCTATCATAGGTTGAAAATTTCCCACCATCTATTGTGTAAAATCACACTTGAATACAAATAAAATGACCGCATTAAAAATGCTAAGGGTATAATAACAATATTAGGTAAACATTGCGCTTGTACACTTATATCAAGTTAGCGAAAGTAATTAAGATTAGGAGATGTTATGGATTGGTTTATAGGATTATTGTTATTAATTTTAGGCGGTATTATTGGTTACTTTGTTGCAAAATATTTCAATGATGCAGACAAAAAACGCCAAGAAGACACAAAAAATGAACAAACTATTCAAGAAATAATGGCCCAACAAGCTATTCAACATATACAAGATAGTAAACATATAGCCCAGCAAATTAGTCAACAATCAGAAGCATTAGCTCAACAGTTAGCTAATTACGAACAAGCCGTTATCGCCCAAAAATCGGGAGGGGAAGACGCAAAATTAAATTATTTTGGCGAACACGCCACCACTTATTTACGCAACAAAAGTGAGAACCCCAGTCGTGAAAAAGATAGTGCCAATGTACAACCACTAGATTTTTCTTCTGAGAGTTCTGGACTTTTTTCAGGTTCAACAGATTCACAGGTGAAGGAAATTAAGTAAGGAACTTTCTACACACCTAAACAGTCTTTGTGTTGTTTAATTAATTTAGTTTATGGAGATATTAATCGATGAATAAAGTAGTCAATCGTTTAGCTGTCGCATGTTGTGTTGTAGCTATAAGTTGGTCATCGCAGGCAGCTTTGCCTTTTTTTTCAACGGATAAAGATGAAATACCTAGCCTAGCTCCGATGTTGGATAAAACCACTCCAGCAATAGTTAGTATTTCTGTAGAAGGCACTCAAGTTTCCACTCAAAAAGTACCAGAGATGTTTAAACACTTTTTTGGTGGGCCAAATGAGCAAGTACAAGAGCGTCCATTTAAAGGTTTAGGATCGGGTGTCATTATCGATGCCAAAAAAGGTTATGTTGTAACCAATAATCATGTTGTCGATAACGCTGATGAAATTACCGTTAAATTAACTGATGGCCGCGAATTCAAAGCTAGAAAATTAGGGGCTGATGCACAAAGTGATATCGCGCTTTTAAAAATAGAGCCAGAAAATTTAACTGCTGTTCCTTTAGCCGACTCAGATGATTTGCGTGTTGGTGATTTTGTAGTAGCGATTGGTAACCCTTTTGGTATAGGGCAAACAGTGACCTCAGGGATTGTCAGTGCATTAGGCCGTTCAGGCTTAAATATTGGCGGTTATGAAGATTTTATTCAAACAGATGCAGCAATTAACCGTGGTAATTCAGGTGGGGCCTTAGTCAGTTTGCGAGGCGAATTAGTTGGCATTAACACTGCTATTTTTGGACCTAACGGCGGTAACGTGGGTATTGGTTTCTCAATACCATCAAACATGATGAAAAGTTTAGTCGATCAAATCATTGAATTTGGCGAAGTACGTCGTGGACTTTTAGGTATCACAGGCCAAGATATTGACTCAGGATTGGCTGAAGCGATGAACTTAGATGTTAATAAAGGTGCATTTGTTAGTGAAGTAACGCCCGACTCTGCAGCTGAAAAAGGCGGCATCCAAGCTGGCGACATCATTACCGAAATTAACGGTAAAACGATTGTTAGCTTTCAAGAACTACGAGCTAAAATTGCCAGTAAAGGGGCAGGAAGCAAACTTGAGTTAACCATTTTACGTAAAGGAAAGCGCAAAGTGATTGATGTAGTACTTGGTGATGCAACCCAAGCAGTTGTTGCGGCTAAAGAAATTCATCCAGCTCTTGAAGGTGCGGTTTTAACCAATGGTAAAACCAAACAAGGTGATAATGGTGTGGTGATTTCAGAACTCGAAAATCGCTCTCCCGCTGCCAGAATAGGCCTACAAGATGGTGATGTGATTATTGGTGTTAACCGTAAACCTGTTGATACAGTAATGAAATTACGCAATGAATTGGACGAATCAAAAGGCGTTATCGCACTCAACATTAAACGTGGACTTGCTTCCATATATTTAGTTATTCGTTAATTTAACCAGTTACGCGGCTTGTATTTTAGCAATGCAAGCCGCTATCAACTTGCTGTTTTCAGTGTTATTATTCTGAGTATCTGCCCTGCAATGATTCAACCGCTCGTGCCAAGACTGCTCATATCCATTTTAAAATCTATCGTAATAGGTGTGATCATTTCTTCGATCATCCTGCTTCTTGTACCCGACTTACGTCAAGGTAGCGGATTACCTCTAGACTTTTTTTCTCAAAAAGATAAAAAAACTAAAAAATTAAGCTTCAGCCCAGCTGTCAATTCAGCTGGTCCCGCGGTAGTTAATGTCTATAGCGAAAGTTTAGATGCATCAAGCTATTATCGTAGACAACCGGTACAACGTACCAATTTAGGTTCAGGCGTCATCATGAATGCCGATGGATACATATTGACTTGTTTGCATGTTATTGAAAATGCCGTCACCGCTAAAGACAATATTATTGTTGTTGGATTACAAGATGGTCGACTCGCTGAAGCACAAATTATTGGTTTTGATCCTATCACTGATCTAGCTGTGTTAAGCATCTCAGAAGAAAATCTAACTGTTGTACCTCAACAAAATGAAAACATTAATGCAGTAGGCGACGTAGTACTAGCCATAGGTAACCCATACAACTTGGGACAGACAGTTACCCAAGGTATTATCAGCCGGATCAGTAACAATGGCCTGAATATGTATTTTGATTATATTCAAACAGACGCGGTATTAAGTGAAGGGAATTCTGGTGGCGCACTAGTAGATAGTGAAGGTAACTTACTTGGTATAACCAATGCGAATTTCAAAACTCGGGTTAGCAGAAATCGCATAGAAGCTGCTGATGGAGTGTCTTTTGCCATCCCTTATTCTTTAGCCAAAAAGGTAATGGAAGATATTATTACCAATGGCAAAGTGATCCGTGGTGCTCTTGGGTTTACCGCTGTTGAACAGCAACCCTCTACCTCAGGTGGAATTTATGTCACTTCAGTCAGTCCAAACGGCGCAGCTGATTTAGGAGGCTTACAAATTAAAGATCTGGTTATTGCTGTGGACGGTAAATCTACCACTAGTATTCGTAGTACCTTAGATTATATTACTAACCTAGTTCCAGGCTCAAAAGTGAGCTTTCAAATAATTCGTGATGGTAATAAATTAAACTTAGAAATGACAGTAGCCGAATTAGAGCAGTAATCGGCTACTTAAATAGTCTGTTACTCACTGACTCTTTGTATATTTGCGCCTAGACCATTTAATTTACGTTCAATATGTTCGTAACCACGATCTAGATGATAGATTCTATCTACTTTAGTTTGTCCTTCAGCCACTAACCCCGCAATCACTAAACTTGCGGACGCTCGTAAATCAGTGGCCATCACTTGCGCACCTTTTAATTTCGATTTACCGTCACAGACAGCACTGTTTCCTTGTAAGGTAATTGCAGCCCCCATACGTTGTAACTCAGGCACATGCATGAAGCGGTTCTCAAAAATATTCTCCGTTATAACCCCTGTCCCTTCAGCAAGACAATTTAGTGCCACAAATTGTGCCTGCATATCAGTCGGGAATCCT
The sequence above is a segment of the Paraglaciecola sp. L3A3 genome. Coding sequences within it:
- a CDS encoding YebC/PmpR family DNA-binding transcriptional regulator — encoded protein: MGRKFEVRKVSMAKTAGAKTKVYSKYGKEIYVVAKNGGADPQANLSLRRLIEKAKKDQVPSHVIDKAIDKAVGGAGEDYVPARYEGFGPGGCMVIVDCLTDNNNRTITDVRNCFTKTASKLGVEGTVGHMFDHQAVFAFAGDDEDAVLEILMEADVDVTEVECEDGVITVYAPHTEFNNTRTALTDHNPDIQFDAEEITFIPQTEADVSGDDVETFDKFMDMLEDCDDVQHVYHNAVVNRD
- the zapE gene encoding cell division protein ZapE; the protein is MIEQTPWQKYQTDLLDADFQYDSAQENAVKELQRLFEELTQPEKKLTWRIKLQSAFGKGMTKPSIQGIYFWGGVGRGKTYLVDTFYECLPFENKMRIHFHRFMHRVHQELKKLAGHSDPLKSIAQIFADETKVICFDEFFVSDITDAMILGTLMEELFAHGIVLVATSNIVPDDLYKNGLQRARFLPAIELINQNTRIINVDSGVDYRLRTLEQAEIFHYPLDEQASKNLYQYFSQLAPELMTEKQNIEIEGRFIPSLHNADGVVMFEFRALCDGPRSQTDYMEISRLYHSVLISNVEQMGQTTDDIARRFIAMVDEFYERKVKVIMSAAVAMEDLYTQGQLNFEFKRCLSRLKEMQSHDYLASEHIP
- a CDS encoding ZapG family protein — translated: MDWFIGLLLLILGGIIGYFVAKYFNDADKKRQEDTKNEQTIQEIMAQQAIQHIQDSKHIAQQISQQSEALAQQLANYEQAVIAQKSGGEDAKLNYFGEHATTYLRNKSENPSREKDSANVQPLDFSSESSGLFSGSTDSQVKEIK
- a CDS encoding Do family serine endopeptidase yields the protein MNKVVNRLAVACCVVAISWSSQAALPFFSTDKDEIPSLAPMLDKTTPAIVSISVEGTQVSTQKVPEMFKHFFGGPNEQVQERPFKGLGSGVIIDAKKGYVVTNNHVVDNADEITVKLTDGREFKARKLGADAQSDIALLKIEPENLTAVPLADSDDLRVGDFVVAIGNPFGIGQTVTSGIVSALGRSGLNIGGYEDFIQTDAAINRGNSGGALVSLRGELVGINTAIFGPNGGNVGIGFSIPSNMMKSLVDQIIEFGEVRRGLLGITGQDIDSGLAEAMNLDVNKGAFVSEVTPDSAAEKGGIQAGDIITEINGKTIVSFQELRAKIASKGAGSKLELTILRKGKRKVIDVVLGDATQAVVAAKEIHPALEGAVLTNGKTKQGDNGVVISELENRSPAARIGLQDGDVIIGVNRKPVDTVMKLRNELDESKGVIALNIKRGLASIYLVIR
- a CDS encoding trypsin-like peptidase domain-containing protein, with translation MIQPLVPRLLISILKSIVIGVIISSIILLLVPDLRQGSGLPLDFFSQKDKKTKKLSFSPAVNSAGPAVVNVYSESLDASSYYRRQPVQRTNLGSGVIMNADGYILTCLHVIENAVTAKDNIIVVGLQDGRLAEAQIIGFDPITDLAVLSISEENLTVVPQQNENINAVGDVVLAIGNPYNLGQTVTQGIISRISNNGLNMYFDYIQTDAVLSEGNSGGALVDSEGNLLGITNANFKTRVSRNRIEAADGVSFAIPYSLAKKVMEDIITNGKVIRGALGFTAVEQQPSTSGGIYVTSVSPNGAADLGGLQIKDLVIAVDGKSTTSIRSTLDYITNLVPGSKVSFQIIRDGNKLNLEMTVAELEQ